The genome window ATGCTGAAACTGCTTACCCCCTCCGAAATCATGCAGTTGCAGCCTAAAGCGGAATCTTCCGCCGCGGGCAGCCGTACAAAGGCCTAGTCCAAACGTATTGTTCAGCTCCTGTTTTCCTCCTTCTTACTTTCTCCATGAAAAACCGCATCCTCATCGTCGACGACTCTTTCTACATGCGCACGATGCTCAAGAACATGCTTACCGACGCCGGCTATGAGGTAGTGGGAGAAGCCGCAAATGGGCAGCAAGCACTGGAAATGGCGCTGGCAACGAAGCCTGACCTGATTACGCTCGACGTGATTCTGCCCGACAATACCGGCCTTGACGTGTTAAAGGGCATCCGCCAGGAGCAGCCTGAGGTAAAAGTAGTTATGTGCTCAGCAGTAGGCCAGGAGGTTATTGTAAACGAAGCACTGGAAAGCGGGGCTACCGCTTATATCGTTAAGCCTTTCTCGGAGGAGAAGGTGCTGGAAATTGTAGGAAGCGCCCTGCAGGAAACTGATTCTGAGCAAGAGTAGTTTTAGCCCACCCCACGCGGTAAATAAAGTCCGCCTCTC of Hymenobacter sublimis contains these proteins:
- a CDS encoding response regulator, which codes for MKNRILIVDDSFYMRTMLKNMLTDAGYEVVGEAANGQQALEMALATKPDLITLDVILPDNTGLDVLKGIRQEQPEVKVVMCSAVGQEVIVNEALESGATAYIVKPFSEEKVLEIVGSALQETDSEQE